From a single Streptomyces sp. 1331.2 genomic region:
- a CDS encoding roadblock/LC7 domain-containing protein, whose protein sequence is MSQAAQNLNWLITNFVDNTPGVSHTVVVSADGLLLCMSEGFPRDRADQLAAVASGLTSLTSGASRIFEGGEVNQTVVEMERGFLFLMAISDGSALAVLASPDSDIGLVGYEMALLVDRAGAVLTPALRAELQGSLLH, encoded by the coding sequence ATGAGCCAGGCCGCACAGAACCTGAACTGGCTGATCACCAATTTCGTGGACAACACCCCCGGGGTGTCCCACACCGTGGTGGTCTCCGCGGACGGCCTCCTCCTGTGCATGTCCGAGGGCTTCCCGCGCGACCGCGCCGACCAGCTCGCCGCCGTCGCCTCCGGCCTCACCTCCCTCACCTCCGGCGCCAGCCGGATCTTCGAGGGCGGCGAGGTCAACCAGACCGTCGTGGAGATGGAACGGGGCTTCCTGTTCCTCATGGCCATCAGCGACGGCTCCGCCCTCGCCGTCCTGGCCAGCCCCGACTCGGACATCGGCCTCGTCGGCTACGAGATGGCCCTGCTCGTCGACCGCGCAGGCGCCGTCCTCACCCCCGCACTCCGCGCGGAACTCCAGGGCAGTCTCCTGCACTGA
- a CDS encoding nitrate- and nitrite sensing domain-containing protein yields the protein MQGRFKRGSGAAGNPESREPAAAAQQAAPPGGPAEPVTPEAVGRPEDDGQERKSARDKFRTSLTRRRATGLNRLAMRNWRIRTRLIALLALPVMVSLVLGGLRIQTSMENSQQLAQMANLSDLAKKATNLADALQTERDISAGPITHEPNAQLDDDIVAARKATDDLSRTFTASSDKFENLELSGGKALLLQIRKDLNSIADTRSLPYQNNQNIQSTITAYDVIIRDLLSITQDIALASNNKDLVVSTRALQQFSLAKNATSQQRALISAALANPKGPDLSPSDESFGIRLRLSYDNAIASFNNIYTAHDLDNLRSQLSYNGVVADADRYAQTILTQGGIHQTEPVTYKDWFEKSSAKISAERRIESKLIENLDGKAQDLQSQADTDALIIGVAVALVLLVALGGAGLIARSMVRSLTRLQAAAEDVAERRLPELVKTLSESDPHDVDTTVEPVAVDSADEIGHVAHAFDMVHSEAVRLAAEQALLRGNINAMFTNLSRRSQGLIQRQLSLISELESREADPDQLANLFKLDHLATRMRRNGENLLVLAGEDPGRRWTRPVPLVDVLRAAASEVEQYERIELAAVPSAEVAGRVVNDLVHLLAELLENATSFSSPQTRVRVTGHALPDGRVLVEIHDTGIGLSPDDLAEINERLANPPTVDVSVSRRMGLFVVGRLSLRHGIRIQLRPSDSGGTTALVMLPVDVTNSGDRRGAGRAGAAPGKQQRGVAPTPRQQRQVPPGRQNGPAALGQGPAGGAPQGSRPQLGQGGPGPQGGPAAPAGPGAPGGPGAAGGRPGGLPTRQIGQSLRENPAPQGPGQQGRNQGRPGRPQQPAQAQQTQQQPQQAQQPQQSPQGGLPQRAPGRQGPPQGGPNGLPRRGGRQQQPGQPQPGQPQPGQERQRPGAGFDGGPGARAGEQPQHGRPGGPGAPQQGARPGNRPQDGLPQRAPGRQGPGAPEAAGRPGAQGPRRPQRPGPDAPQRDRQPQLPPQAQPQQVQQPQQVQPQPLPSAEPAPVESTQQFARPRFEASQIDPRDPLGLGLVEPVLPNVPNPARPEPVRPEQALQQPPQPLPLPHQEPMALPTGPSEAAGQQPWYPQAETQPQGPEQARQRQYQPRRPGTSAPELQEQAQAPQQPQQVQAQQPQQQQPGVGEAPWRPSANDERWRRAEQIREPSTNGVTMSGLPRRTPQANLVSGTAEAAPLTGPQVSRAPEEVRGRLTNLRRGIQQGRRAGAEQAANQPGSQHGAQQPGFDSFGGRSDGNGADHQER from the coding sequence GTGCAGGGACGTTTCAAAAGGGGTAGCGGCGCCGCGGGCAACCCGGAGTCGCGCGAGCCCGCGGCAGCCGCCCAGCAGGCGGCGCCGCCCGGCGGCCCGGCCGAGCCGGTGACCCCCGAGGCCGTCGGCCGCCCGGAGGACGACGGTCAGGAGCGGAAGTCCGCCCGGGACAAGTTCCGGACCTCCCTGACCCGACGCCGGGCCACCGGTCTGAACCGGCTCGCGATGCGCAACTGGCGCATCCGCACCCGTCTGATCGCCCTGCTCGCCCTCCCCGTCATGGTCTCGCTGGTCCTCGGTGGCCTGCGCATCCAGACCTCGATGGAGAACTCGCAGCAACTCGCCCAGATGGCCAACCTGTCCGATCTGGCCAAGAAGGCGACCAACCTCGCGGACGCGCTGCAGACCGAGCGCGACATCAGCGCCGGCCCGATCACCCACGAGCCGAACGCCCAGCTGGACGACGACATCGTCGCCGCCCGCAAGGCCACCGACGACCTGAGCCGCACCTTCACCGCCTCCTCCGACAAGTTCGAGAACCTCGAACTGTCCGGCGGTAAGGCGCTGCTGCTGCAGATCCGCAAGGACCTGAACTCGATCGCGGACACCCGCAGCCTGCCGTACCAGAACAACCAGAACATCCAGTCGACGATCACCGCCTACGACGTGATCATCCGCGACCTGCTGTCCATCACCCAGGACATCGCACTCGCCTCGAACAACAAGGACCTGGTCGTCTCCACCCGCGCGCTGCAGCAGTTCTCGCTCGCCAAGAACGCGACCTCGCAGCAGCGGGCCCTGATCAGCGCCGCGCTCGCCAACCCCAAGGGCCCCGACCTCAGCCCGAGCGACGAGTCCTTCGGTATCCGCCTGCGCCTGTCGTACGACAACGCGATCGCCAGCTTCAACAACATCTACACCGCGCACGACCTGGACAACCTGCGCAGCCAGCTGAGCTACAACGGCGTCGTCGCCGACGCCGACCGCTACGCCCAGACGATCCTCACTCAGGGCGGCATCCACCAGACCGAGCCGGTCACCTACAAGGACTGGTTCGAGAAGTCCAGCGCCAAGATCAGCGCCGAGCGCCGGATCGAGTCCAAGCTCATCGAGAACCTCGACGGCAAGGCCCAGGACCTGCAGTCCCAGGCCGACACGGACGCCCTGATCATCGGTGTCGCGGTCGCCCTGGTGCTGCTCGTCGCCCTCGGTGGCGCCGGTCTGATCGCCCGCTCGATGGTGCGCTCGCTGACCCGACTGCAGGCCGCGGCCGAGGACGTCGCCGAGCGCCGCCTGCCCGAACTGGTCAAGACGCTCTCCGAGAGCGACCCGCACGACGTCGACACCACCGTCGAACCGGTCGCCGTCGACTCCGCCGACGAGATCGGCCACGTGGCGCACGCCTTCGACATGGTGCACAGCGAGGCCGTCCGCCTCGCCGCCGAGCAGGCCCTCCTGCGCGGAAACATCAACGCGATGTTCACCAACCTCTCGCGCCGCAGCCAGGGCCTCATCCAGCGCCAGCTGTCGCTCATCTCCGAACTGGAGAGCCGCGAGGCGGACCCGGACCAGCTGGCCAACCTCTTCAAGCTCGACCACCTCGCGACCCGCATGCGCCGCAACGGCGAAAACCTCCTCGTCCTCGCCGGTGAGGACCCGGGCCGCCGCTGGACCCGCCCCGTCCCGCTGGTCGACGTGCTCCGCGCCGCCGCCTCCGAGGTGGAGCAGTACGAGCGCATCGAACTCGCCGCCGTGCCGTCGGCCGAGGTCGCCGGCCGCGTCGTCAACGACCTCGTCCACCTGCTCGCCGAGCTGCTGGAGAACGCCACCTCGTTCTCCAGCCCGCAGACCCGCGTCCGGGTCACCGGCCACGCGCTGCCCGACGGCCGCGTGCTGGTCGAGATCCACGACACCGGCATCGGCCTGAGCCCCGACGACCTCGCCGAGATCAACGAGCGCCTGGCCAACCCGCCGACGGTGGACGTCTCGGTCTCCCGCCGCATGGGCCTCTTCGTGGTCGGTCGACTGTCGCTGCGCCACGGCATCCGGATCCAGCTGCGCCCCAGCGACTCCGGCGGCACCACCGCGCTGGTCATGCTGCCGGTGGACGTCACCAACTCCGGCGACCGCCGCGGCGCAGGCCGGGCCGGCGCCGCGCCGGGCAAGCAGCAGCGCGGGGTCGCCCCGACGCCGCGCCAGCAGCGCCAGGTGCCGCCCGGCCGCCAGAACGGCCCGGCCGCGCTCGGCCAGGGCCCGGCCGGCGGTGCCCCGCAGGGCAGCCGTCCGCAGCTCGGCCAGGGTGGCCCCGGCCCGCAGGGCGGTCCGGCGGCTCCGGCCGGCCCGGGCGCGCCGGGCGGTCCCGGTGCGGCCGGCGGCCGCCCCGGCGGTCTGCCGACCCGCCAGATCGGCCAGTCGCTGCGCGAGAACCCCGCACCGCAGGGCCCGGGTCAGCAGGGCCGGAACCAGGGCCGGCCGGGCCGGCCCCAGCAGCCCGCACAGGCGCAGCAGACCCAGCAGCAGCCCCAGCAGGCCCAGCAGCCGCAGCAGTCGCCGCAGGGCGGCCTGCCGCAGCGCGCCCCCGGCCGCCAGGGTCCGCCGCAGGGCGGCCCGAACGGCCTGCCCCGCCGCGGCGGCCGTCAGCAGCAGCCCGGTCAGCCCCAGCCCGGTCAGCCGCAGCCCGGCCAGGAACGGCAGCGCCCCGGTGCCGGGTTCGACGGTGGTCCGGGTGCCCGGGCCGGCGAGCAGCCCCAGCACGGCCGCCCCGGCGGTCCCGGTGCGCCCCAGCAGGGTGCCCGTCCGGGCAACCGTCCGCAGGACGGCCTGCCGCAGCGCGCCCCCGGCCGCCAGGGCCCCGGTGCCCCCGAGGCCGCCGGCCGGCCCGGTGCCCAGGGTCCGCGTCGTCCGCAGCGCCCCGGCCCGGACGCGCCGCAGCGCGACCGTCAGCCGCAGCTGCCGCCGCAGGCCCAGCCCCAGCAGGTCCAGCAGCCCCAGCAGGTCCAGCCTCAGCCGCTGCCGTCGGCCGAGCCGGCGCCGGTGGAGAGCACCCAGCAGTTCGCTCGCCCGCGCTTCGAGGCCAGCCAGATCGACCCGCGCGACCCGCTGGGCCTCGGCCTGGTCGAGCCGGTGCTGCCGAACGTGCCGAACCCGGCGCGGCCGGAGCCGGTCCGCCCGGAGCAGGCCCTCCAGCAGCCGCCGCAGCCGCTGCCGCTGCCGCACCAGGAGCCGATGGCGCTGCCGACCGGCCCGTCCGAGGCGGCCGGCCAGCAGCCCTGGTACCCGCAGGCCGAGACCCAGCCGCAGGGCCCGGAGCAGGCGCGTCAGCGCCAGTACCAGCCGCGCCGCCCCGGCACCTCCGCGCCGGAGCTCCAGGAGCAGGCCCAGGCCCCGCAGCAACCGCAGCAGGTCCAGGCCCAGCAGCCCCAGCAGCAGCAGCCGGGCGTCGGCGAGGCCCCCTGGCGGCCGTCCGCGAACGACGAGCGCTGGCGCCGCGCCGAGCAGATCCGCGAGCCCTCGACCAACGGCGTCACGATGTCGGGCCTGCCCCGGCGGACCCCGCAGGCCAACCTGGTCTCCGGCACCGCCGAGGCGGCGCCGCTGACCGGCCCGCAGGTCTCCCGGGCCCCCGAGGAGGTCCGCGGCCGGCTGACCAACCTGCGCCGCGGCATCCAGCAGGGCCGCCGGGCCGGCGCCGAACAGGCTGCCAATCAGCCGGGCTCCCAGCATGGTGCTCAGCAGCCCGGATTCGATAGTTTCGGTGGCCGGAGCGACGGCAACGGCGCAGATCACCAGGAGCGTTGA
- the leuC gene encoding 3-isopropylmalate dehydratase large subunit, with translation MGRTLAEKVWDDHVVRRAEGEPDLLFIDLHLLHEVTSPQAFDGLRLAGRRVRRTDLTIATEDHNTPTLDIDKPIADPVSKVQLETLRRNAAEFGVRIHSLGDVEQGVVHVVGPQLGLTQPGMTVVCGDSHTSTHGAFGALAFGIGTSQVEHVLATQTLPLAPFRTMAITVEGDLPEGVTAKDLILAVIAKIGTGGGQGYVLEYRGSAIRSLSMEARMTICNMSIEAGARAGMIAPDETTFDYLQGRPHAPQGEDWDAAVAYWKTLVTDEDAVFDHEIFIDANELSPFVTWGTNPGQGAPLGSNVPDPASFADPQERQAAENALAYMGLEAGTPLREVKVDAVFVGSCTNGRIEDLRAAAAVVEGRRIADGVRMLVVPGSVRVALQAVEEGLDKVFTAAGAEWRHAGCSMCLGMNPDQLAPGERCASTSNRNFEGRQGKGGRTHLVSPQVAAATAVLGRLASPADLTAADLADTDVTVEA, from the coding sequence ATGGGACGGACACTCGCAGAGAAGGTCTGGGACGACCACGTCGTGCGGCGTGCGGAGGGCGAACCCGACCTCCTCTTCATCGACCTGCACCTGCTCCACGAGGTCACCAGCCCGCAGGCCTTCGACGGGCTGCGGCTGGCCGGCCGCCGGGTCCGCCGCACCGACCTGACGATCGCCACCGAGGACCACAACACCCCCACCCTGGACATCGACAAGCCGATCGCGGACCCGGTCTCCAAGGTGCAGCTGGAGACCCTGCGTCGGAACGCTGCCGAGTTCGGCGTCCGGATCCACTCCCTCGGCGACGTCGAGCAGGGCGTCGTGCACGTCGTCGGCCCGCAGCTGGGCCTGACCCAGCCCGGCATGACCGTGGTGTGCGGTGACTCCCACACCTCCACCCACGGCGCCTTCGGCGCGCTGGCGTTCGGCATCGGCACCAGCCAGGTCGAGCACGTGCTGGCCACCCAGACGCTGCCGCTGGCACCGTTCCGCACCATGGCGATCACCGTCGAGGGCGACCTGCCCGAGGGCGTCACCGCCAAGGACCTGATCCTGGCCGTCATCGCGAAGATCGGCACCGGGGGCGGCCAGGGCTACGTCCTGGAGTACCGCGGTTCGGCGATCCGGAGCCTGTCCATGGAGGCCCGGATGACCATCTGCAACATGTCGATCGAGGCCGGCGCCCGGGCCGGCATGATCGCCCCGGACGAGACCACCTTCGACTACCTCCAGGGCCGCCCGCACGCCCCGCAGGGCGAGGACTGGGACGCCGCCGTGGCGTACTGGAAGACCCTGGTTACCGACGAGGACGCGGTCTTCGACCACGAGATCTTCATCGACGCGAACGAGCTGAGCCCCTTCGTCACCTGGGGCACCAACCCCGGCCAGGGCGCCCCGCTGGGCTCGAACGTGCCGGACCCGGCCTCCTTCGCCGACCCGCAGGAGCGCCAGGCCGCCGAGAACGCCCTGGCGTACATGGGCCTGGAGGCCGGCACCCCGCTGCGCGAGGTGAAGGTCGACGCCGTCTTCGTCGGCTCCTGCACCAACGGCCGGATCGAGGACCTGCGGGCGGCGGCCGCCGTCGTGGAGGGCCGCCGGATCGCCGACGGGGTAAGGATGCTGGTGGTTCCCGGGTCGGTCCGGGTCGCGCTGCAGGCCGTCGAGGAGGGCCTGGACAAGGTGTTCACCGCGGCCGGCGCCGAGTGGCGCCACGCGGGCTGCTCGATGTGCCTGGGCATGAACCCCGACCAGCTCGCCCCGGGGGAGCGCTGCGCCTCCACCTCGAACCGCAACTTCGAGGGCCGGCAGGGCAAGGGCGGCCGCACCCACCTGGTCTCCCCGCAGGTCGCCGCCGCGACCGCGGTGCTGGGCCGACTGGCCTCGCCCGCCGACCTGACCGCCGCCGACCTGGCGGACACCGACGTCACCGTGGAGGCCTGA
- a CDS encoding HU family DNA-binding protein: MNKAQLVEAVAEQLGGRKAAAEAVDAVLDTMVRAVVAGDRVSVTGFGTFEKVERSARFARNPQTGERVKVKKTSVPRFRPGQGFKDLVSGSKKLPKEGPSVKKAPKGSLTPGKTGVAATPAAKRAATKRSATAAAAAPVTKKAAAKKATTTAAAKKTTATAAKKATTAKKTAAKTTAAAKKTTATATKKTAAAAKKATTTAAAKKTTATAKKATATAKKTAPAKKTATRKTTARKTTAK, encoded by the coding sequence GTGAACAAGGCTCAGCTTGTCGAAGCGGTGGCCGAGCAGCTGGGCGGTCGCAAGGCTGCCGCAGAGGCCGTCGACGCAGTGCTCGACACCATGGTCCGTGCCGTCGTGGCCGGTGACCGGGTCTCGGTCACCGGGTTCGGCACCTTCGAGAAGGTGGAGCGCTCCGCGCGCTTCGCCCGCAACCCGCAGACCGGCGAGCGCGTCAAGGTCAAGAAGACCTCGGTGCCCCGCTTCCGCCCGGGCCAGGGCTTCAAGGACCTGGTCAGCGGCAGCAAGAAGCTGCCGAAGGAGGGCCCCTCGGTGAAGAAGGCGCCCAAGGGCTCCCTCACCCCGGGCAAGACCGGTGTGGCCGCCACCCCGGCCGCCAAGCGCGCCGCCACCAAGCGTTCCGCCACCGCTGCCGCCGCCGCTCCGGTCACCAAGAAGGCCGCTGCCAAGAAGGCGACCACCACGGCTGCCGCCAAGAAGACCACGGCCACCGCCGCGAAGAAGGCGACCACCGCCAAGAAGACCGCTGCGAAGACCACCGCTGCCGCCAAGAAGACCACGGCGACCGCGACCAAGAAGACGGCCGCCGCCGCCAAGAAGGCGACCACCACCGCCGCCGCCAAGAAGACCACGGCCACCGCCAAGAAGGCGACCGCCACGGCCAAGAAGACGGCTCCGGCGAAGAAGACCGCCACCCGCAAGACCACCGCGCGCAAGACCACCGCCAAGTAA
- the gltX gene encoding glutamate--tRNA ligase, with protein MANTDPAVRVRFCPSPTGNPHVGMVRTALFNWAYARHTGGTMVFRIEDTDSARDSEESYEQLLEAMRWLGLDWDEGPEVGGPHAPYRQSQRMDIYADVARRLHEAGHAYHCYCSTEELDARREAARAAGKPSGYDGHCRDLTDDQVAVYKLEKREPILRFRMPDKTISFDDLVRGTLTFEPENVPDYGIVRANGAPLYTLVNPVDDALMGITHVLRGEDLLSSTPRQIALYAALAEIGVGAGLTPRFGHLPYVMGEGNKKLSKRDPQSSLNMYRERGFIREGLLNYLSLLGWSLAEDRDLFDMDEMVAAFDVAKVNANPARFDLKKCEAINAEHVRRLAPEDFAARLVPFLQNAGLLPAEPTAEQLDVLAKVAPLTQERMVVLSEIVNMAGFLFVAPEDFALDPDDAAKVLTADARPVLEASIKALEELADFTPEPIQAALRAALVEGLGIKPKFAFTPLRVAVTGRRVSPPLFESMELLGRPETLRRLRSALDALPAA; from the coding sequence GTGGCTAACACTGACCCGGCCGTCCGGGTTCGCTTCTGTCCGTCCCCGACCGGCAACCCCCACGTGGGCATGGTCCGTACGGCCCTCTTCAACTGGGCCTACGCCCGCCACACCGGCGGCACCATGGTCTTCCGGATCGAGGACACCGACTCCGCCCGCGACTCCGAGGAGTCGTACGAGCAGCTGCTGGAGGCCATGCGCTGGCTCGGCCTCGACTGGGACGAGGGCCCGGAGGTCGGCGGCCCGCACGCGCCGTACCGGCAGTCGCAGCGGATGGACATCTACGCCGACGTCGCCCGCCGCCTGCACGAGGCCGGCCACGCCTACCACTGCTACTGCAGCACCGAGGAGCTGGACGCCCGCCGCGAGGCCGCCCGCGCGGCCGGCAAGCCCTCCGGCTACGACGGCCACTGCCGGGACCTGACGGACGACCAGGTCGCCGTCTACAAGCTGGAGAAGCGCGAGCCGATCCTGCGCTTCCGGATGCCCGACAAGACCATCAGCTTCGACGACCTGGTGCGCGGCACGCTCACCTTCGAGCCGGAGAACGTGCCGGACTACGGCATCGTCCGGGCCAACGGCGCCCCGCTGTACACCCTGGTCAACCCGGTGGACGACGCCCTGATGGGCATCACCCACGTGCTGCGCGGCGAGGACCTGCTCTCCTCCACCCCGCGGCAGATCGCGCTGTACGCCGCGCTCGCCGAGATCGGCGTCGGCGCGGGCCTCACCCCGCGCTTCGGCCACCTGCCGTACGTGATGGGCGAGGGCAACAAGAAGCTCTCCAAGCGCGACCCGCAGTCCTCGCTCAACATGTACCGCGAGCGCGGCTTCATCCGTGAGGGCCTGCTCAACTACCTGTCCCTGCTGGGCTGGTCGCTGGCCGAGGACCGCGACCTGTTCGACATGGACGAGATGGTCGCCGCCTTCGACGTCGCCAAGGTGAACGCCAACCCGGCCCGCTTCGACCTGAAGAAGTGCGAGGCGATCAACGCCGAGCACGTCCGCCGGCTGGCCCCGGAGGACTTCGCCGCGCGCCTGGTGCCCTTCCTGCAGAACGCCGGGCTGCTGCCGGCCGAGCCGACCGCCGAGCAGCTGGACGTGCTCGCCAAGGTCGCGCCGCTCACCCAGGAGCGGATGGTCGTGCTGAGCGAGATCGTGAACATGGCCGGCTTCCTGTTCGTGGCGCCGGAGGACTTCGCCCTCGACCCGGACGACGCCGCCAAGGTGCTGACCGCGGACGCCCGCCCGGTGCTGGAGGCCAGCATCAAGGCGCTGGAGGAGCTCGCGGACTTCACCCCGGAGCCGATCCAGGCCGCGCTGCGGGCGGCGCTGGTGGAGGGCCTGGGCATCAAGCCCAAGTTCGCCTTCACGCCGCTGCGGGTGGCCGTCACCGGCCGCCGGGTCTCGCCGCCGCTGTTCGAGTCCATGGAGCTGCTGGGCCGCCCCGAGACGCTGCGCCGCCTGCGCTCCGCCCTGGACGCCCTGCCGGCCGCCTGA
- a CDS encoding DUF742 domain-containing protein gives MTPPSTPAGAYGNGYGSGYGGQQSDGYEQQPLVRPYAMTGGRTRPRYQLAIEALISTTGSAERTGGLLPEHARIVNLCREVKSIAEISALAGVPLGVARILVADLAEAGLVAIHQPAAAGESGGTPDVTLLERVLSGLRKL, from the coding sequence ATGACCCCGCCCTCGACACCCGCCGGCGCGTACGGCAACGGGTACGGCAGCGGCTACGGCGGGCAGCAGTCCGACGGCTACGAGCAGCAGCCGCTGGTCCGCCCGTACGCGATGACCGGCGGTCGGACCCGTCCGCGGTACCAGCTCGCCATCGAGGCCCTGATCTCCACGACCGGTTCCGCCGAGCGGACCGGCGGTCTCCTGCCGGAGCACGCGCGGATCGTCAACCTCTGCCGTGAGGTCAAGTCCATCGCGGAGATCTCCGCACTGGCCGGTGTGCCGCTGGGTGTCGCCCGCATCCTCGTGGCCGACCTCGCCGAAGCCGGTCTCGTCGCCATCCACCAGCCCGCCGCCGCGGGCGAGTCGGGCGGAACGCCCGATGTCACGCTGCTCGAAAGGGTCCTCAGTGGACTTCGCAAGCTCTAA
- a CDS encoding fumarylacetoacetate hydrolase family protein, producing MRIARFSVREGSPAAGSVSFGVVEGDPSQPESMVVHALAGHPFGQPQPTGESYRLQDVRLLSPMLPNKIVAVGRNYAAHAAELGNEVPDVPLTFFKPSTAVVGPTESIAYPPFSSDVQHEAELAVVIGRMCREVPLDRVPEVILGYTCANDVTARDVQQREGQWARAKGFDTSCPLGPWIETDLDPSDLAVTCTVNGELRQTGRTSLMLRSVAELIVHISEAMTLLPGDVILTGTPAGVGPLNVGDEVAVSIEGIGTLTNKVIKRG from the coding sequence GTGCGCATTGCCAGGTTTTCCGTCCGGGAAGGGAGTCCTGCCGCCGGCAGCGTCTCCTTCGGCGTGGTGGAGGGCGATCCTTCCCAGCCCGAGTCGATGGTCGTCCACGCGCTGGCCGGCCACCCGTTCGGCCAGCCCCAGCCCACCGGCGAGAGCTACCGCCTCCAGGACGTCCGGCTGCTGAGCCCGATGCTCCCGAACAAGATCGTGGCGGTCGGCCGCAACTACGCGGCGCACGCCGCCGAGCTGGGCAACGAGGTCCCGGACGTCCCGCTCACCTTCTTCAAGCCGTCCACCGCGGTCGTCGGCCCGACCGAGAGCATCGCGTACCCGCCGTTCTCCTCGGACGTCCAGCACGAGGCCGAACTCGCCGTGGTGATCGGCCGGATGTGCCGCGAGGTGCCGCTGGACCGGGTGCCCGAGGTGATCCTCGGCTACACCTGCGCCAACGACGTCACCGCCCGGGACGTCCAGCAGCGCGAGGGCCAGTGGGCCCGGGCCAAGGGCTTCGACACCTCCTGCCCGCTGGGCCCGTGGATCGAGACCGACCTGGACCCGAGCGACCTGGCCGTCACCTGCACGGTCAACGGCGAGCTGCGGCAGACCGGCCGCACCTCCCTGATGCTCCGCTCGGTCGCCGAGCTGATCGTCCACATCTCCGAGGCCATGACGCTGCTGCCCGGCGACGTCATCCTCACCGGCACGCCCGCAGGGGTGGGCCCCCTCAACGTCGGCGACGAGGTCGCCGTCTCCATCGAAGGCATCGGCACTCTCACCAACAAGGTGATCAAGCGTGGCTAA
- a CDS encoding IclR family transcriptional regulator has product MDNTSGVGVLDKAALVLSALESGPATLAGLVAATGLARPTAHRLAVALEHHRLVTRDMQGRFILGPRLSELSAAAGEDRLLATAGPVLTHLRDVTGESAQLYRRQGEMRICVAAAERLSGLRDTVPVGSTLPMKAGSAAQVLLAWEEPERLHRGLQGARFTATALSGVRRRGWAQSIGEREPGVASVSAPVRGPSNRVVAAVSVSGPIERLTRHPGRLHAQAIIEAANRLTEALRRS; this is encoded by the coding sequence ATGGACAACACTAGCGGCGTCGGCGTTCTCGACAAGGCCGCTCTGGTGCTGAGCGCACTGGAGTCGGGCCCCGCCACGTTGGCGGGGCTGGTCGCCGCCACCGGTCTGGCGCGCCCCACGGCCCACAGACTCGCCGTCGCACTCGAACACCACCGTCTGGTCACCAGGGACATGCAGGGGCGTTTCATCCTCGGCCCCCGCCTGTCCGAACTCTCCGCCGCGGCGGGCGAGGACCGGCTGCTCGCCACCGCGGGCCCGGTCCTGACCCACCTGCGCGACGTCACCGGCGAGAGCGCACAGCTCTACCGCCGCCAGGGCGAGATGCGGATCTGCGTCGCCGCCGCCGAGCGGCTCTCCGGCCTGCGGGACACCGTCCCGGTCGGCAGCACCCTGCCGATGAAGGCCGGCTCGGCCGCCCAGGTCCTGCTGGCCTGGGAGGAGCCCGAGCGGCTCCACCGCGGCCTCCAGGGCGCCCGCTTCACCGCCACCGCGCTGAGCGGCGTCCGGCGGCGCGGCTGGGCCCAGTCGATCGGCGAGCGGGAGCCGGGCGTCGCGTCCGTCTCCGCGCCCGTCCGCGGCCCCTCCAACCGCGTGGTGGCCGCCGTCTCCGTCTCCGGCCCGATCGAGCGGCTGACCCGCCACCCGGGCCGCCTGCACGCCCAGGCCATCATCGAGGCCGCGAACCGGCTCACCGAGGCCCTCCGCCGCAGCTGA
- the leuD gene encoding 3-isopropylmalate dehydratase small subunit yields MEKFTTHTGRAVPLRRSNVDTDQIIPAHWLKKVTRSGFEDGLFEAWRKDESFVLNRPERQGATVLVAGPEFGTGSSREHAVWALQNYGFHAVISSRFADIFRGNSLKNGLLTVVLPQETVEQLWVLTESDPSAEITVDLEAREVRAEGVTAAFELDDNVRWRLLNGLDDISITLQNEADIAAFEATRPAFKPRTLPVA; encoded by the coding sequence ATGGAGAAGTTCACCACCCACACCGGCCGGGCCGTCCCGCTGCGCCGCAGCAACGTGGACACCGACCAGATCATCCCGGCCCACTGGCTCAAGAAGGTCACCCGATCCGGTTTCGAGGACGGGCTGTTCGAGGCCTGGCGCAAGGACGAGTCGTTCGTCCTCAACCGGCCCGAGCGGCAGGGCGCCACGGTCCTGGTGGCCGGCCCCGAGTTCGGCACCGGCTCCTCCCGCGAGCACGCCGTCTGGGCCCTGCAGAACTACGGCTTCCACGCGGTCATCTCGTCCCGCTTCGCCGACATCTTCCGGGGCAACTCGCTGAAGAACGGCCTGCTCACGGTCGTCCTGCCGCAGGAGACCGTGGAGCAGCTCTGGGTGCTCACCGAGAGTGACCCTTCGGCCGAGATCACCGTTGACCTGGAGGCACGCGAAGTGCGGGCCGAAGGCGTCACGGCGGCCTTCGAACTGGACGACAACGTCCGGTGGCGGCTGCTCAACGGCCTGGACGACATCAGCATCACGCTGCAGAACGAGGCCGACATCGCGGCCTTCGAGGCGACCCGCCCGGCGTTCAAGCCCCGTACCCTGCCGGTCGCCTGA